The genomic DNA tcctcgtAGAAAAAGATTTATGAtacaaaaagaagataagaaagACTGGCTTTGGGTGGCAATCTGTTTCATTCATTGCTTCGATTCTACTCCTTTTCCAACCTCAAAAGAAAAACTAGCTTTTTAacattcttttcttccttctgtCTTTCGTGTGCCAAAAATTTAAAGGCAGAAAAaatgtaaccaaaaaaaaaaaaaaaaaagccatttgAAAACTGATTTTATTTGCATGTTAGAAGCAAGTCTTGTTAATTTGCACACAAACTAAGGCCTTTAAGTTCAAATTATTTGGGATCGTTGATTGGACCAAGATTCAAGTTGGACCAAGTGGGCTGCTTTTTGATTTGCTACTTTTGGGCCTACTTTAACCCTGTCCTTACAATGATTCAGGTGGTGAGATGGGGAGAGTTTAACATGGTCGAAGCGGAGCGCCGCCTGCTAGCCAATGCACTGCTCGACTGGTCGAACCAGCGGTTCGTCCTCCTCTCGGAGTCGTGCATTCCTCTATTCAACTTCTCCACAATCTACAACTATCTCATGGGCTCCAAGAAAACATTTGTGGAGGCCTATGACTTACCAGGCCCAGTGGGCCAAGGCCGGTACAATCCTAAAATGAGGCCCACAATCAAGCTCGAGCAATGGCGGAAAGGCTCCCAATGGTTTGAGATGGACCGTGAGCTGGCCATTGAGGTAGTTTCCGACAAAACATATTTCCCATCGTTCGGGAGATATTGCGTGCCCTCGTGTTACGCGGACGAGCACTACTTGCCGACGTTTGTGAGCATCCGATTTTGGAGAAGGAATTCAAACAGGACTTTGACTTGGGTCGACTGGTCAAAGGGCGGACCCCATCCATCTAGGTTTCTAAGAACAGATGTGACcgttgattttttgaagatgttAAGGCATGGTAGCCGTTGTGAGTATAACGGGGAGAGCACCAATATTTGCTATTTGTTTGCAAGGAAGTTCACTTTGCATGCTTTGGATAGGTTGTTGAGGTTTGCACCAAAGCTCATGCAATTCAATTGATTTGCATACATTGTAGGGATAGGTTGATGTTGAACATTCCATCGTACATAAATGAACGATATTCGGGCGCAAAAAAGGAATTTTTACACTATTGTTTTTacaagaatttttgtttatttaattagaGCATTTAATTTGAGGGAAACTTTACTTAGGCCTCTTAAATTTTCTTGCGTTTTGAAAAGACTTCACAAAGTtgaaaaattctcaatttcacccatcgaacttctaatttgatgcaatctacccctTCTGTTAAAGTTTGGCATTAAACATACGTTTAAATGGATGAAATGATATTTATACTtctgaaacttttataaatttttaaatttacccttaatttcacaataaaatatttttttaaaaaaaaagagaggaaaagttgagggtatttttgtatttttcatagTCTTCATTAGGATTTAACGCCAAATCGTAACGGATGggtatattgcatcaaattaggaccaagtttttcttcaaactggatTTGAAGAACTTCATCAAAATCAGtctataaaaattacatgtgtcatttgaacatgtgagatgcacatgtttttttaatagcatggacaaagttggaataaataatattaaaaactcatgtgcagttcacatgttaataaaaaaagaactcATGTCATTTTAATAGACTGTGAtgaaggaagttcctccaacccagtttggaaaaaaactttgtccatcaaattaaaagtttggggagtgaaatttggagtttttaaactttgggatgTTCTTCTCAAAATCGTGGAAGTTTAAAGGgaattaggatccattggagaatattcagttagcTATATTGGAGggaaatttttgtctttttaaaaagtaaaaaaaataattataactaACTGAAAACTCtcaaattcatttgaaattgagaagatgtTGGTTCCTTGGTAGGACCTTGTGCAGTTTACCCTTTTAACTTGC from Corylus avellana chromosome ca6, CavTom2PMs-1.0 includes the following:
- the LOC132185854 gene encoding glycosyltransferase BC10-like — its product is MKNYKLQQGSPPPNNKLFNAQMHLQNLVFYFLLFCSGLALGLTLSFYLRDFSFNLQLNQLFDLPATAPPELALPPLQTKTNLTLVVSPPPLQMTNPNLTRVGSPPSPPLQITKNNLIRVGLKQYLKPPSAMHDMKDEELLWRASMAPRIREFPLKRTPKVAFMFLTKGPLSLAPLWELFFKGHEGLYTIYVHPNPSFNGTVPEDSVFHGRRIPSKVVRWGEFNMVEAERRLLANALLDWSNQRFVLLSESCIPLFNFSTIYNYLMGSKKTFVEAYDLPGPVGQGRYNPKMRPTIKLEQWRKGSQWFEMDRELAIEVVSDKTYFPSFGRYCVPSCYADEHYLPTFVSIRFWRRNSNRTLTWVDWSKGGPHPSRFLRTDVTVDFLKMLRHGSRCEYNGESTNICYLFARKFTLHALDRLLRFAPKLMQFN